A segment of the Natrinema sp. DC36 genome:
GTACTGTCCACTGAGCGAGAGGTCCGCCGCCTCCGAGGAGAGTGACTCGACGATCGCGCCGTCCTCCTGGAGGATGCCTGCCTCGGCGAGTTTCTGGCCGAGACTGTCACTCTCGGCCGTCTGAGCGGCCTCCGGGATCGGGCTGTTGTAGATGTATTTCATTTAAAAGTCCTGTACGAAGTCGGCGATGTCGTTTAGCCCACTGTCGAACGACCCCTGCAGATCGACGTTGGGGAACATCGATGTCCAGGTCAGCGTAATTGATCCCTCGATCGCTGCCGGCTTGTCCGGGTCGTACGTGATGCTGCTCTCGTTGATCGCAACGGGCATCGGCTGTCCGAACGCGCCGGCCTCGCCGGTCCCCGAGTACGTTCCGTCATTCCACTCGCCGATGTGGAGTCGGGTACCGCCGGAGCTGTCGCTCTTACTCTGGGTGACGAACCACTCGAAGACCTGTTTCATCGCGATCAGGTCCGATCCGGTTGCGTCGGTCTTGTTGATGTCGTCAGGGTCATCGGGATTGGTCGACCCATCGCCCCATTCGTCGCCCGGACTGGCAGCGAACGAGAGCGTCTCCTGGTAGTGGCCGGAGCCACCGTCGACGTGGTACCCTTTGCGATTCTCGAGGTCCGCATCGGCGACGTCGTCCGGGAGGAGATCCGTGCCGATGTCGAAGGCCTCCCTGAACCGCTGTCCGCGGTTGCTGAGGAGGTAGTTCTTCGTCACGTCACCGGTATCTGAGAGATCCTCTCGAAGCTCGAAGACGCCGGTAGTGTCGCCACCGTTGATGTCGATCTCGAGATACGCTGTGCTTCTCAGTGTCATGGTGTTATAGGGGAATCATTTTTGACTATTCGACGGAATATCAGGATATGAAACAGGCCGCCGAGACGCCGCAGCAGGTCGGCCCCAACGCTGGTGAAAAGCCGATGGGCGGTCTCTCGGTCGCGATGAATCCAGCGCTTCAGACGCTAATGCTAATGTCTATCGTCTCGCTGGCAACTTGGACAGGTGTACAAGCAAACGACGTCGACCCCTTCATGCTGCAAGCACCGCTTACAGAGGAGTGGTGGCAACTCCCGTTGAGCGTTTATGCCCACAGTTCTCCAGACCACCTCACAGGGAACGCAACCGTCATCCTCATCGCAGGCGGAATTATCTCGCTTTCTACGAGTTGGTTCCGCTTTCACCTCTTTTTCCTGTCTTCCGGGATACTCGCCGGAGTGAGCCACGTCGCCGTGACAGATGCGATGGGGACTGCAGCCCCAGTTCTCGGGGCAAGTGGGGCAGCGTTCGCTCTCGTCGGGTATCTCCTAACGAGCAACACCGTTTCGTCCGCCGTTCTTGAGGGCGCGTCGATCCGAGTTGTGCTATCAGTCGCGGCTGGCGTCGCGCTTTTTCTGACGATCCAGTCGGCGGGAATGGAGATCGCGAACCTCGCGCATTTCACCGGCGCGGCGATCGGCCTGCTCTCTGGCCATTTCAATCTGCTCCGACCGCAGCAGTGGGGGCTGCTCGACCGTGTTTCACGTAGTTGACAGAGTCGCCTTTACCACCGTCTTCACCGCCCCCCTGATACCTGACTCTCGAGATCATCGATCTGGGCTTCGATATCATCTCGGACCTCCTCGATGCGTTCCTCGACCGCGTCGACAACCCGGTCGGCCATCTTGTCAAGGTCGCGGACGTTGACGTCGACCGGACCCACACTGGCGTCGATATCCGCCGGCCGGGGGTCAACCGATGTTTCGACCGTCGTTGTTGTGGTTGTAGTTTGGCTGGTGCTCCCTCCGTTATTGCCAGAGCTACCCGAAGAACCGCCAGATGACGAGGTGTCAGACTGCGAATCCCCACCAAAAAAGCGGTCCTGAAGGCCTTCGAGTTGCTCTTCTGTCCATCGATCCGCATCTGCAAATGGCTTCCCGATTACCGGAATGTCCTCTGTCCGTTCCCGAGTCTGTTCCCGGTATTTACGGGTAGCTTCAAACACCGAATCAGGTTCTGATTCTTCATCACCTGTCTTGATATACGGCTCCTCACCTACCTGCGGCTGCTTCACTTCTTCAGTTGCCGTGGTCACATCGACCGAGATCTCGATCGGGGGCACCTCTTCGACCTCGAGGGGATCGACTTCTTCGACCTCGAGCGGCGATGGGTCGTCAACCGCGAACGGGTCAGGGTTCTCGACCCCCAGCGGGCTCGGGTCTTCAACACCGAGCGGTGATGGATCCTCCACTGCATAGGGCTCCTCTGGGTGGTCGACATCGTACGGATCCTCCGGATGGTCCAGCTCGTACGGATCCTCTGGATGGTCGACATCGTACGGCTCTTCAGGCCCGTCGACCTCGATCGGCGTCCAGTCTGGTTTCTCAACCTCGACACTCGAGCCGCCGATCGCCGATCCGACAGCGGATCCCACTGCAGCACCGATACCCGTGGCAACACCGCTACCGATACCGCCGGCAGCGCCGCCGGCTCCGCCGAGGAGCCCGCCGATCGCGCCGCCGCCGAGCAGCTCACTGAGCATTCCGCCGCCGTCGCCGCCACCGACCTTGTCTTCGATGTCCTCGAGGTAGACTACTGCCTCCTCGAGGTAATCGGTCCGCTCGCGGGCCCAGCGGTACTCGCGACGCGCACGCCGGCGTTCGCGACCGCCACCAGACCCGTCTGTTGCGACCTGTGCAGACATCGCGCCGCCATCTGCGACGCCAACCTCGGTCGTCCCGAGCTCGGACTCCAGTTGCTGCTTGACGTTGTTGACCGACCGACTGTCTAACTCGACCTCGAGCGTGGAGGTCGTGCCGAAGCCGTCATCTGATGCGGGCATAATCGGTTACAGGAGTGGTCGTGACGCCGCGTAGGCGTCGAGCAGTTTCAGGTAGTCGAGCGGTACCTCGAGGACGTCGTCGTAGCTCATGCCGTGGGCGAGTCCGACGACGATGTAGTAGTCGAGCTCGGCTCGTCCGTCGAGGTCTCCGAGGCTTCGGTCGTGGTCTCCGTCGAAGACGTCGAGGATCCGTTTCCCTCAGCCACGCTGAGAGAGTTGGTCTTCGCCTCAAGCCAGTCGGTGAACGCCGGATGGCAGCCGGAAAGTGCCGAGAACGTCTCTTTGAGGTCGTCGTCGGAGCCGCCGTACGGCGCATCGGCCGTACTGGCAGCAGTGAACCAGAGGGTGCGCTCGTCTTCGCCGGCGACCTCGGGGATCTCACGATACAGCATCGCTCTCTCGCCCGCGGTCATCGCACCGAGTTCGATCTCGGCGTCACCGCCCCACTCCTCTTCGTCACGCTGCCACTCGAGGCCGTTTCGGAAGTATCGGAGCCGGTCGCGGCGGCTTTCGGTCGCCTTGTACTTGTCAGTCTCTTCCTCCAACTCCTCGAGGCTCTCCTCGAGATCGTCGATCCGGTCTTTCAGTTTCTCGATCGCAGTGCCGAGTTCGTAGGTTTCGGTTGTGAGCATGAGTTAGGCAGTGGCCGTTGTCGCGGAGACGTCCGCAACGTGGTAGTCGATCGGCTCGCCGAGATCGGCGTCCGGTGCGACGAGGTCCGACCAGCTGTAACTGGTCGGCTGGCAGCCTTCGAGCGTGTACTCGATTGTGTCGCCCTGGCCGTTCTCGAGCGCGAACGTCGCCGGGACCTTGCCGACCAGCCCCTCTCGAGAGTCGTCAACCGCCAGCGCGAGTTGGTCTCGCTCGGTGAACGTCGCGTCCGTCGAGAACGACGGCTCGATCGCGTCGACGACGGCGTCATAGGGATGGCGACCCTGCCCGCGCCGGAACCGTGCCAGGCCCGAGAGCGAGAGCGTCGTCGACTGCATGAGCGGCTGGTTGAGACCGCCGACCTCGAACGTCGCTCCATGCCAGGTGTAGACATCTTCGTCAGAGGGCTGCTCAATCGTGCCTGGTTCCGTGATGTCGCTGGGCTCGTCACCGTAGAGGATCGTGAGCTCGACGGAGATGTCGCTGCCCTGTTCGTAGCTGATCGACGCATCTTGGACGATCGCGCCGGTCGGCGTCCGCGACTCGGTCGTCCCGTCGGGCATCTCGATCGCGTAGTACCACGTCGACGACGGAGCACGCATCGGTGAGTTCGGAAGTGCCGTCCCACCGTCAGCGAAAACGAGGTCGTGGAAGTTGTCGTCGGTCAGGCTGAACGACACCGACATGGCACCCTCCCAGTTGCCCGGACGGGAGCCCGACGGTGTGGGATCGTCTGGCTGGCGCGACCGCTCGAGTGCCTGCTCGACCGTGAGATCGCCGACCGTGACGTCTATCCCGGGCTGGTACCACGTTGGTTCAGTGGCCGGCCCATCGCCGTAGCTGTCTTCGACGGTGTACGCGACCGTTGCCGATCCCGCCCCCGTCATGCTGTACCTCTGTTCGTGTACGTGTCGTATGTCATTGTCCTATGGTTTCGTAGCCGACGAGATCGACCGTCCAGGTCCAGAAGTACTCGTCCTGCCACTCTTGGCTGCGGTCGGCCGGATCGCCAACGGTCACCGTGTGGTAGGCCACGCGGCCGATGTCCTCCGCCTCGGGGTCGACCGACGGGTAGGAGAGCTCCTGCTGGATCGCGTGCTGTGCGTAGAGGGCGATCTGCTTAGCGTGGATGCTCGAGTCGATGTGTCCATGCTCTCCCCCTTGCGAGGTCAACCCCTTCAGACGACAGTCAACGGTCGTCGTGACGCGCCGGCGGTTGTCCGGGCCGGCGACCTCGGGGATACGAGAGCCCAGCGACGCCCCGAGCGCCGACGCCCGGGTGAATTCAACTGACTTTTCCCGCCGGCCTGTCTCGAGGACCTCCGGCTCGTCGCGGTTGACCCGGTAAAGGCGCTCAGTTCCATCGTCGTCGGCCGGCCAGTCGTCGGGCCAGTTGCTGCGGATCGTCTCGAGCACCCACGCGACCTCGTCCTGAACAGCCATCTACAGCTCACCCTCCAGCTGGTCGAGCGTGTCTCGGATCGCCCGCGACTCAGGGATGCCGCCTGTCTCCGAGCCCCAGTTGACCTCGTCGGTCGTGATCCAGCTGTCCTTCGCCTCCCAGTAGAAGTGCAGCAGCGGATTGCCCTCGATCGTGTGCGGATCGACGCCCCATTCGAAGAGGGCCGTGAGGCCAGGCCACTCGATCCGAACCGAGACGCTGTCACCGTCCCGCTCGACGATCGGGCCCTCGACGTCCTCCCAGATGTGGTCGATATCGTAGTCGTGTCTCGAGGCGTAGGCCTGCCAGTTTTCCCGGGCGATGTCGATCAGTCGCGGGCCGATATCGTCACGGGCCTTCTTCTCGACGTCGTCCAGCACGGCCTCGCGGAGGTCGTCTTCGAAGCTCGAATCGAGCTCCATCAGCGCCCCCACCTCGTTTCGTGAAGGCCGAACTCCTCGAGATCCGAACCACCACGTGGGTCTTC
Coding sequences within it:
- a CDS encoding phage tail tube protein, with amino-acid sequence MTGAGSATVAYTVEDSYGDGPATEPTWYQPGIDVTVGDLTVEQALERSRQPDDPTPSGSRPGNWEGAMSVSFSLTDDNFHDLVFADGGTALPNSPMRAPSSTWYYAIEMPDGTTESRTPTGAIVQDASISYEQGSDISVELTILYGDEPSDITEPGTIEQPSDEDVYTWHGATFEVGGLNQPLMQSTTLSLSGLARFRRGQGRHPYDAVVDAIEPSFSTDATFTERDQLALAVDDSREGLVGKVPATFALENGQGDTIEYTLEGCQPTSYSWSDLVAPDADLGEPIDYHVADVSATTATA
- a CDS encoding rhomboid family intramembrane serine protease is translated as MKQAAETPQQVGPNAGEKPMGGLSVAMNPALQTLMLMSIVSLATWTGVQANDVDPFMLQAPLTEEWWQLPLSVYAHSSPDHLTGNATVILIAGGIISLSTSWFRFHLFFLSSGILAGVSHVAVTDAMGTAAPVLGASGAAFALVGYLLTSNTVSSAVLEGASIRVVLSVAAGVALFLTIQSAGMEIANLAHFTGAAIGLLSGHFNLLRPQQWGLLDRVSRS